The following proteins come from a genomic window of Aquimarina sp. MAR_2010_214:
- a CDS encoding aspartyl/asparaginyl beta-hydroxylase domain-containing protein produces the protein MNAFLKLPFLFSENRLLQDLKYCKSHPFISHFNTGDYSGDWKSIALRSLNGDINQIYAHSSGAHNYKNTSLLKHCSYFKEIIALFECKKESIRLLNLSPNSSIKEHTDHNLGYEDRSFRIHIPITTNPDVHFYINNKEVIMDIGECWYGNFNLLHRVENNGTTDRIHLIIDCIRNEWSDRLFAEIGYDFTVENKPLQYPKETKLKIIEELKTMNTEASKALINQLKSEL, from the coding sequence ATGAATGCATTTTTAAAACTTCCGTTTTTATTTTCTGAAAATCGGCTATTACAAGACTTGAAATATTGTAAATCTCATCCGTTCATTTCTCATTTTAATACCGGCGATTATTCTGGTGATTGGAAATCTATTGCACTTCGATCTCTTAATGGAGATATCAATCAAATTTATGCACACTCATCTGGTGCCCATAATTATAAGAATACTTCTCTACTGAAGCATTGTTCTTATTTTAAGGAAATAATTGCGCTTTTTGAATGTAAAAAAGAATCTATTCGTTTACTCAACCTTTCTCCTAATAGTAGCATAAAAGAACATACGGATCATAATTTAGGGTATGAGGATAGAAGTTTTAGAATTCATATTCCGATCACAACAAATCCGGATGTTCATTTTTATATAAATAACAAAGAAGTGATTATGGATATTGGAGAATGTTGGTATGGAAACTTTAATTTGCTTCATCGTGTAGAAAACAACGGAACAACCGATCGTATTCATTTAATTATAGATTGCATCCGTAATGAATGGTCGGATCGTCTCTTTGCAGAAATCGGTTATGATTTTACTGTTGAAAACAAACCACTTCAATACCCTAAGGAAACTAAATTGAAAATAATAGAAGAATTAAAAACAATGAATACCGAAGCATCAAAAGCATTGATTAATCAACTAAAATCAGAATTATAG
- a CDS encoding M43 family zinc metalloprotease, which translates to MKTKTIILTAMLFLYVPFLFSQQENDDTPLRCSFEDALKSTLVKYPQEIAVQKAFNKVARAEERRNKGATSKAAATYTIPVVFHVYGKVQSGKTVTYDKIKRAVEVVNEDFNGQNPDFNTVDPFFKDRRGTLNIEFALAKIDPNGGSTSGVVFHEEEKGFGDVGYDDKIATYAWDNYKYMNVYIMNDLKNDGKLNRSGVAWFPMTSMSNAGTARVVYNGRYLHGNTDTEFASILSHEFGHWLNLHHTFNGTGCDDPNGDFVNDTPTEDTNATNLGCTVGATECGNLINYENYMGYESSGGCAKMFTAGQISRMNTALDHAARRPLWQQSNLTATGVKLTGASLVTDDSTVEESDTNNGTLADTTYDIDMQNGTFALSSGSMNQGTHFSASLPQGLSAAITVVNNTKIRVKFNGQVSNHALANNTVGTITFTNAAINGGTSTLNSNKVSYNFSFFDPYKIVYVNIPDETATASAVWQPFTIIAGGASNRYGAFYENNNLRLETYAKALVCQSGTRNVTLIQANQLISDNSNWVNSKPHPDLHDVETSTYTTWRGKTAYVGFQLAMYGGRVNYGWMKVKVNSAGTELSVLEYAYTTKPNGPIKAGSTTLEPDTPTCNDGIQNGDETGIDCGGSCDPCPTSVYCEDKSTRTSGEYISKVELGTINNTTTRSTNGYGDHTSVSTNLAQNTSATITITPNSANTYKEAYGVWIDYNNDGDFTDSGERVFTKTPTTDKVITGTFTVPSTAKAGSTRMRIIMEYFNNTTSLPEICKTNHNYGETEDYTVNITGGSGPSCNDGIQNGDETGVDCGGSCTPCATNDGVVYVNNEDIAVSSSSTWNFFRIEVGDDNGFGAWFSNNSVRLVTYNKDVVCEGTSRNVTMLSEGVEVGTANNFVAESNSYVVSSSSYSNWNGKSGYIGFTFKISGNTHYGWFYATVANDGLSYSILDYAYNTNAGQGLTTKRPAAAGPEKAENLVKVYPNSFTETTNIDLTKLGKERFTMSVYDLLGRRIYHKNYDRNPGVLPFGGAITEKGNYFVKITSKGTSEIHTIVKK; encoded by the coding sequence ATGAAAACTAAAACTATTATTTTAACAGCTATGCTATTCTTGTATGTTCCTTTTCTTTTTAGTCAGCAAGAAAATGATGATACTCCCCTCCGATGTTCTTTTGAGGATGCACTTAAATCAACTTTGGTGAAGTATCCACAAGAGATAGCTGTTCAGAAAGCTTTTAATAAAGTAGCTAGAGCTGAAGAAAGAAGAAATAAAGGAGCTACATCAAAGGCCGCTGCAACTTATACTATCCCTGTTGTATTTCATGTTTATGGAAAAGTTCAAAGTGGGAAAACGGTTACTTATGATAAAATCAAAAGAGCAGTAGAGGTTGTTAATGAAGATTTTAATGGGCAGAATCCCGATTTCAATACGGTAGATCCATTTTTTAAAGACCGTAGAGGAACATTAAACATAGAATTTGCATTGGCGAAAATTGATCCTAACGGAGGTAGTACTAGTGGAGTAGTATTTCATGAGGAAGAAAAAGGGTTTGGAGATGTTGGATATGATGATAAAATAGCTACTTATGCTTGGGATAATTATAAATACATGAATGTATATATAATGAATGATCTTAAGAATGATGGTAAATTAAATCGCTCGGGAGTAGCATGGTTTCCTATGACATCCATGTCTAATGCAGGTACCGCTAGAGTTGTATATAATGGTAGATACCTTCATGGCAATACAGATACAGAATTTGCCTCTATATTATCTCATGAGTTTGGACATTGGTTAAACTTACATCATACATTTAATGGTACAGGGTGTGATGATCCTAATGGAGATTTTGTAAATGATACACCAACAGAAGATACAAATGCAACGAATCTTGGATGTACAGTAGGTGCTACCGAATGTGGTAATTTGATTAATTATGAGAATTATATGGGGTACGAGTCTTCTGGAGGATGCGCCAAAATGTTTACTGCTGGTCAGATATCAAGAATGAACACTGCTCTTGATCATGCAGCAAGAAGACCATTATGGCAACAATCAAACTTAACTGCAACAGGAGTAAAACTAACAGGAGCTTCTCTTGTAACAGATGACAGTACCGTTGAAGAGTCAGATACTAATAATGGAACTTTAGCAGATACTACATATGATATAGATATGCAGAATGGAACCTTTGCTTTAAGTAGTGGATCAATGAATCAAGGAACTCATTTTTCGGCAAGCTTACCACAAGGGCTATCTGCAGCAATTACGGTTGTAAATAACACAAAAATTCGTGTAAAATTTAATGGTCAAGTATCAAACCATGCTTTAGCAAATAATACTGTAGGAACAATTACATTTACAAACGCAGCTATAAACGGTGGAACTTCTACACTTAATTCTAATAAAGTATCTTATAATTTCTCATTCTTCGATCCATATAAAATAGTGTATGTAAATATACCTGATGAAACTGCTACAGCAAGTGCAGTATGGCAACCTTTTACAATTATAGCAGGAGGAGCATCAAATAGATATGGAGCATTTTATGAAAATAACAACCTTAGATTAGAGACATACGCAAAAGCATTAGTATGCCAGTCTGGAACAAGAAATGTTACATTGATTCAGGCTAATCAATTAATTTCAGATAATAGTAATTGGGTTAACAGTAAACCACACCCAGATCTTCATGATGTTGAAACTTCTACCTATACGACTTGGCGAGGTAAAACAGCCTATGTAGGATTTCAATTAGCGATGTATGGAGGAAGAGTAAATTATGGATGGATGAAAGTTAAAGTTAATTCTGCTGGGACAGAATTGAGCGTACTGGAATACGCATATACTACAAAACCAAATGGTCCAATAAAAGCAGGAAGTACAACATTAGAACCAGATACTCCAACATGTAATGATGGGATTCAAAATGGAGACGAAACGGGAATAGATTGTGGAGGTTCTTGCGACCCTTGCCCAACATCAGTATATTGTGAAGATAAATCTACTAGAACATCTGGTGAATATATTAGTAAAGTTGAACTGGGTACAATTAACAATACTACGACACGGTCTACGAATGGTTATGGTGATCATACCTCTGTTTCTACTAATTTAGCTCAAAATACTTCTGCTACAATTACTATTACACCCAATAGCGCTAATACATACAAAGAAGCATATGGAGTTTGGATAGATTATAATAATGATGGAGACTTTACTGATTCTGGTGAACGTGTATTTACTAAGACACCTACAACAGATAAAGTAATAACAGGAACTTTTACTGTGCCTAGTACAGCTAAAGCAGGAAGTACAAGAATGCGTATCATTATGGAGTACTTTAATAATACGACAAGCTTACCTGAAATTTGTAAAACAAATCACAATTATGGTGAAACTGAAGATTACACAGTAAATATTACAGGTGGCTCTGGCCCTTCATGTAACGATGGTATCCAAAATGGAGATGAAACAGGAGTAGATTGTGGTGGATCCTGTACTCCTTGTGCTACTAACGATGGAGTTGTCTATGTAAATAATGAAGATATCGCTGTAAGCTCATCAAGTACCTGGAATTTTTTCAGAATAGAAGTAGGAGATGATAATGGGTTTGGAGCATGGTTTTCTAATAACTCGGTACGATTAGTTACCTATAATAAGGATGTAGTGTGTGAAGGTACTAGCCGAAATGTAACCATGCTTAGTGAAGGAGTAGAAGTTGGGACTGCCAATAATTTTGTTGCCGAATCGAATAGCTACGTAGTGAGCTCTTCTTCATATAGTAATTGGAATGGTAAATCAGGTTACATAGGGTTTACTTTTAAAATTAGTGGCAATACCCATTACGGATGGTTTTATGCTACTGTAGCAAATGATGGGTTATCGTATAGTATATTGGATTATGCCTATAACACTAATGCAGGTCAAGGACTTACAACCAAAAGGCCAGCGGCGGCAGGTCCAGAAAAAGCAGAGAATTTGGTTAAGGTATACCCTAATTCATTTACTGAGACTACAAATATTGACCTGACAAAATTAGGTAAAGAAAGATTTACTATGAGTGTATACGATCTTTTAGGAAGACGTATTTATCATAAAAACTATGACAGAAATCCTGGAGTACTTCCTTTTGGAGGAGCAATAACCGAAAAAGGAAATTATTTTGTAAAAATAACATCGAAAGGAACTTCAGAAATACACACGATTGTAAAAAAATAA
- a CDS encoding glycosyltransferase family 4 protein: MMTKKSIIKNNIGIYLNSYPPVKEGETIFGRDIAVNDFLKGLLLHGKPRSYQFYQTFDFLKNIFNARKELLDISNQRGDISITINDINDLKVKNNTFDFDIWHETDADFSKAVSLRERYSAKAYPISATFHVLSYQYLLHDWYLEILLKKIHDYDTIICTSTAAQKALHTIFDHVCERLKNSHNIDLGFKGDTEVIPIGIDTTVFKPRDKKELRHKLGLPLDAFIILWIGRISPLDKADLLPLLIILQNLIKENPEKKIRLVLGGTGEVIFNKIIDECIRDRQLNDHVILIRPLPTSERHLYHSCADVFVSPADNIQETFGITPIEAMASGVPQVVSDWNGYKDTVQHGETGFLIPTYMSDLDEEITIKSGIYDNYNLMDHFEFAQTIAIDLEAYQKALQMLLDFPSLCSQMSKKSRERALKIYDWKNSIYLHEQLWEKQLERASKQNTTIDFIKTYEIPAFYKNFNHYASKKISNTTQIILSEQGKKIANKEQSLISYYDSFNDLSIPVLYSVISNLHECVSQEFGALKKQIKSDELSLEKVSRHIMWLLKYGYVKILND; this comes from the coding sequence ATGATGACAAAGAAGTCGATTATTAAAAATAATATAGGGATATATCTTAATAGTTATCCTCCAGTTAAAGAAGGTGAAACTATATTTGGAAGGGATATTGCTGTGAATGATTTTCTAAAGGGACTACTTTTACATGGTAAACCAAGGAGCTATCAATTTTATCAAACTTTCGACTTTTTAAAAAATATCTTTAATGCTCGTAAGGAGTTATTAGATATTAGTAATCAACGAGGAGATATATCTATTACTATTAACGATATTAATGACCTGAAGGTAAAAAATAACACGTTTGATTTTGATATCTGGCACGAAACTGATGCAGATTTCTCTAAAGCAGTTTCTTTACGTGAACGATACAGTGCGAAAGCTTACCCAATAAGCGCAACTTTTCATGTGTTAAGTTATCAATATCTTTTGCATGATTGGTACTTAGAAATTCTATTAAAAAAAATACATGATTATGATACGATTATATGTACCAGTACAGCAGCTCAAAAAGCATTACATACTATTTTTGACCATGTTTGTGAAAGATTAAAAAACTCTCATAATATTGATTTAGGTTTTAAAGGGGATACAGAGGTAATCCCTATAGGAATTGATACTACAGTTTTTAAGCCAAGAGATAAAAAAGAGCTAAGACATAAGCTTGGGCTTCCATTAGATGCATTTATTATATTGTGGATTGGTAGAATTTCACCTTTAGACAAAGCAGACTTGTTACCGTTATTAATAATTCTTCAGAATCTTATAAAAGAGAATCCTGAAAAGAAAATAAGGTTAGTGCTTGGAGGTACTGGTGAAGTTATTTTTAATAAAATTATCGACGAATGTATCCGTGATCGTCAATTAAATGATCACGTCATTTTAATTAGGCCTTTGCCTACATCAGAACGTCATTTATATCATTCCTGTGCAGACGTATTTGTTTCTCCTGCAGATAACATTCAGGAAACCTTTGGAATTACTCCTATAGAAGCGATGGCTAGCGGAGTTCCACAGGTAGTATCTGATTGGAATGGTTATAAAGATACCGTACAACATGGTGAAACTGGTTTTTTGATTCCAACGTATATGTCTGATTTAGATGAGGAAATAACAATCAAATCAGGAATATATGACAACTACAATCTAATGGATCATTTTGAATTTGCCCAAACCATAGCTATTGATTTAGAAGCCTACCAAAAAGCATTACAAATGCTATTAGATTTTCCATCACTATGCTCACAAATGAGTAAAAAATCCAGAGAACGAGCTTTAAAAATTTATGATTGGAAAAATAGTATTTACCTGCATGAACAACTTTGGGAAAAACAATTAGAAAGAGCCAGCAAGCAGAATACTACTATAGATTTTATAAAAACATATGAGATTCCGGCTTTTTATAAAAATTTCAATCACTATGCTTCAAAAAAAATAAGTAATACAACACAAATAATACTTTCAGAACAAGGAAAAAAAATAGCGAATAAAGAACAATCACTTATTTCCTATTACGACTCGTTTAACGACCTTTCTATTCCTGTATTATATAGTGTTATAAGTAATTTACATGAATGCGTAAGCCAGGAATTTGGGGCGCTAAAAAAACAAATAAAGAGTGATGAGCTATCTTTAGAAAAAGTAAGCAGGCATATCATGTGGTTATTAAAATATGGGTATGTGAAAATCTTGAATGACTAG
- a CDS encoding enoyl-CoA hydratase/isomerase family protein: MNTTEFKTFNVTVKNAQAWVTFDYAPVNIQGIPMLDDLNNLAEQLENDRSIKVVVFQSAHPEIFVAHADTNFLKDMSTVAVPREEVKTLYIQDVLNRISKLPQATIAKVEGFARGGGHEFMLACDMRFAARGKAKFMQMEVGMGILPCGGGSARMARQVGLGKALEIILMAKDFDADEAERFGTINRALDASEIGNYVEELADRISKFPAESIEACKRTVYASVDLSIDDAIKEEAYWLYQSMSKTPAQKRFQYADDNGAQFDMNNQRAWNDLVIGIQDVK, from the coding sequence ATGAATACTACAGAATTTAAAACTTTTAATGTAACAGTAAAGAATGCACAAGCTTGGGTAACTTTTGATTATGCCCCCGTTAATATACAAGGTATTCCGATGCTTGATGATTTAAACAATTTGGCAGAACAACTAGAAAATGATCGTTCTATAAAAGTAGTTGTATTTCAATCGGCACATCCAGAGATATTTGTAGCGCATGCAGATACAAATTTCTTGAAAGATATGTCTACAGTTGCCGTACCAAGAGAAGAAGTGAAAACATTGTATATACAAGATGTTTTAAACAGAATTAGTAAGCTACCACAAGCAACTATTGCTAAAGTAGAAGGTTTTGCCAGAGGAGGAGGACATGAGTTTATGCTTGCCTGTGATATGCGATTTGCAGCTCGTGGAAAAGCAAAATTTATGCAAATGGAAGTTGGTATGGGGATTTTACCTTGTGGAGGAGGCTCAGCACGCATGGCACGTCAAGTGGGCTTAGGAAAAGCATTAGAGATTATCTTAATGGCAAAGGATTTTGATGCCGATGAAGCAGAACGTTTTGGAACTATAAACAGAGCTCTTGATGCATCTGAAATAGGAAATTATGTCGAAGAGTTAGCAGATCGAATTTCTAAATTTCCTGCAGAATCTATTGAAGCTTGTAAGCGTACCGTGTATGCCTCTGTAGATTTATCAATTGATGATGCTATTAAAGAAGAAGCTTATTGGTTGTACCAATCTATGAGTAAAACACCAGCACAAAAACGTTTCCAATATGCCGATGATAATGGTGCTCAATTTGACATGAATAACCAAAGAGCATGGAATGATCTTGTCATAGGGATTCAGGATGTGAAATAG
- a CDS encoding nuclear transport factor 2 family protein encodes MKKKPQEVFEDHLKAIEALNPIAVMDNYAADALFVTPEGTYKGKKEILKFYKKILPKLKNFDAKSIRQSMCSNIINLIWFVKNRNVETDIYIIINEKIQYQRCSGIIK; translated from the coding sequence ATGAAGAAAAAACCACAAGAAGTTTTTGAGGATCATCTTAAAGCAATAGAAGCTTTAAACCCTATTGCTGTGATGGATAATTATGCTGCTGATGCTCTATTTGTTACTCCGGAGGGTACTTATAAAGGAAAAAAGGAAATACTAAAGTTTTACAAAAAAATACTTCCGAAACTGAAGAATTTTGATGCTAAATCAATTAGACAATCGATGTGTTCGAATATTATAAACCTTATTTGGTTTGTGAAAAACAGAAATGTCGAAACTGATATTTACATAATAATAAATGAAAAAATTCAGTATCAAAGATGTTCGGGGATAATTAAATAA
- a CDS encoding SDR family NAD(P)-dependent oxidoreductase, whose product MKKTILITGSTDGIGKLTAIKLAEKGHTVYVHGRSSEKLSAVISEIQTITKNENVKGVIGDFSDLDSVKRMTHQIKKEVLQIDVLINNAGVYNSSVSHNTDGIDMRFVVNYFAPYIVTNELLPLLNKGSEPRIINLSSAAQSSISYKTLLGKEKQSEGETYAQSKLALTMWSFYLAKTLQEISVIAVNPGSLLNTKMVKKAFGNFWSSADKGANILCELAISEEYKGVSGLYFDNDRGDFGKAHPDAYSEIEINKLIDTTHQFLHGH is encoded by the coding sequence ATGAAAAAGACAATATTAATCACAGGTAGTACAGATGGCATAGGAAAACTTACTGCCATAAAATTAGCTGAAAAAGGACATACGGTTTATGTTCATGGAAGAAGTTCAGAAAAACTTTCTGCGGTAATTTCAGAAATACAAACTATAACAAAAAATGAGAACGTAAAAGGAGTGATAGGCGATTTTTCAGATTTAGATTCAGTCAAACGAATGACACATCAAATTAAGAAAGAAGTATTGCAAATTGATGTATTGATTAATAATGCAGGAGTTTATAATAGTTCGGTATCTCATAATACTGATGGCATAGATATGCGATTTGTTGTAAATTATTTTGCGCCTTATATCGTTACCAATGAATTACTCCCGTTATTAAATAAAGGATCAGAACCTCGCATTATAAATTTAAGTTCGGCAGCACAATCTTCTATATCATACAAAACATTGTTAGGAAAAGAAAAGCAATCTGAAGGAGAAACTTATGCACAAAGTAAACTAGCATTAACCATGTGGAGTTTCTATTTGGCTAAAACCTTACAAGAAATATCTGTAATTGCAGTAAATCCGGGGTCGTTACTTAACACAAAAATGGTAAAAAAAGCTTTTGGAAATTTTTGGTCATCAGCAGATAAAGGAGCAAACATTTTATGTGAATTGGCAATTTCAGAAGAATACAAAGGTGTTTCAGGGTTGTATTTTGATAATGATAGAGGTGATTTTGGAAAAGCACATCCAGATGCTTATAGCGAAATAGAAATTAATAAGCTTATTGATACCACTCATCAATTCCTTCATGGACACTGA
- a CDS encoding LLM class oxidoreductase, protein MENFESINRGYNNVFKTRQLSIGLVVPVENYAQGAIPTMKDHIERVQKAEELGFQAVWLRDIPFNVPSFGDAGQTFDPFTYLGYLAGKTTDIALGVASIALPLRHPVHIAKSAATIDQLSNGRLILGVASGDRYDEYPAMHINYEKRGELFRESFAYIREAQNDFPNLETIHYGNLKGTIDVLPKPTTHKIPLLMTGYSQQTLEWNVQNTDGWMSYPKDLYRQQNTIAQWRELITETQKYNKPFMQPLYIDLQKNDDFKPQPISLGFRTGANYLIEHLNQLQDIGVNHVALNLRFNSMNINDTLECLANKVL, encoded by the coding sequence ATGGAAAATTTTGAATCTATAAACAGAGGGTATAATAATGTTTTTAAAACCAGGCAATTGAGTATAGGACTTGTGGTTCCTGTTGAAAACTATGCACAAGGAGCTATCCCTACAATGAAAGATCATATAGAGCGAGTACAAAAAGCTGAGGAATTAGGCTTTCAAGCCGTTTGGTTAAGAGATATTCCATTTAATGTGCCTTCTTTTGGAGATGCAGGACAAACTTTTGATCCTTTTACTTATTTGGGTTACCTAGCTGGAAAAACCACAGATATTGCACTAGGAGTTGCAAGTATTGCCTTACCACTACGCCACCCTGTTCATATAGCAAAATCTGCTGCAACCATAGATCAACTATCTAATGGAAGATTAATTTTGGGAGTGGCATCAGGAGATAGATATGATGAATATCCAGCAATGCATATTAACTATGAGAAACGAGGAGAATTATTTAGAGAGTCATTTGCTTATATTCGTGAAGCACAAAATGATTTCCCTAATTTGGAAACCATTCATTATGGTAATTTAAAAGGTACTATAGACGTACTACCCAAGCCTACAACTCATAAAATTCCGTTATTAATGACAGGATATAGCCAGCAAACATTAGAATGGAATGTACAGAATACAGATGGTTGGATGTCATATCCTAAAGATTTATATCGACAGCAAAATACCATTGCACAATGGCGAGAGCTTATAACAGAAACACAAAAGTATAATAAACCATTTATGCAACCTTTGTATATTGATTTACAGAAAAATGATGATTTTAAACCCCAACCGATCTCACTGGGTTTTAGAACTGGAGCAAATTATTTAATTGAACATTTGAATCAATTACAAGATATAGGTGTCAATCATGTTGCATTAAATCTACGTTTTAATTCTATGAATATAAATGACACACTTGAGTGCTTAGCAAATAAAGTGTTATAG
- a CDS encoding AraC family transcriptional regulator — MPRTIFDNIVIQHFEKMTFFDFCQYTSIRFFEVVHFIKGNGTIKINGSNVSYHPNSFFVFIPDDVYILQVDTPTTGTTIKFLKSFFNNSTIPVNDWFRKIETVLSNESRLEEFEFQSKSDKQNLASLMKMLYEENQDKQFFDAIIVQNTLSTILRVIARNASQAATLKSSKHQNSKIQDIINYIHHHIYESDLITNKTLAEKFNIADNYIGQYFKKQMDISLKKYILNYKLKLAETRLKYTDLHFSEIASELGFTDASHLNKTFLAYKGVTIGEFRTSQK; from the coding sequence ATGCCAAGAACAATTTTTGACAATATTGTAATTCAACATTTTGAGAAAATGACTTTTTTCGATTTTTGTCAATATACTAGTATTCGTTTTTTTGAAGTTGTACATTTCATAAAAGGAAATGGTACAATAAAGATTAATGGAAGTAATGTTTCATATCACCCTAATAGTTTTTTTGTTTTTATACCAGATGACGTATATATATTACAAGTAGATACCCCCACTACAGGAACAACTATAAAATTTTTAAAAAGCTTTTTTAATAATTCAACTATCCCAGTTAATGATTGGTTTAGAAAGATTGAGACAGTTTTGAGTAACGAAAGCCGGTTAGAAGAATTTGAATTTCAGTCAAAATCAGATAAACAAAACCTAGCCTCGTTAATGAAAATGCTTTATGAAGAAAATCAAGACAAACAATTCTTCGATGCTATTATAGTTCAAAATACATTATCCACAATATTGCGTGTTATAGCAAGAAATGCAAGTCAGGCAGCTACATTGAAATCTTCAAAACATCAAAATTCTAAAATCCAGGATATCATCAATTATATTCATCACCATATCTATGAGTCAGATTTAATTACGAACAAAACTTTAGCTGAAAAATTTAATATTGCAGACAATTATATTGGACAATATTTCAAGAAACAAATGGATATCAGTCTTAAAAAATATATCCTTAATTATAAATTGAAATTAGCTGAAACACGTTTAAAATACACAGATTTACATTTCTCTGAAATTGCTTCAGAACTTGGATTTACTGATGCTAGCCATTTAAATAAAACTTTCCTAGCATACAAAGGAGTAACCATTGGAGAATTTCGAACATCTCAAAAGTAG
- a CDS encoding dipeptidase → MQNIQSYVQEHKDRFINELFELLKIPSVSADTAYKDDVIKTASEIHKSLKDAGCDAVEICETPGYPIVYGEKIIDKDLPTVLVYGHYDVQPADPIELWDSPPFEPVIKKTDIHPEGAIFARGSCDDKGQMYMHVKALEIMTKTNQLPCNVKFMIEGEEEVGSKSLGWFVERNQDKLANDVILISDTGMIAKGVPSITTGLRGLSYVEVEVTGPNRDLHSGLYGGAVANPINILTKMIASLHDENNHITIPGFYDKVENLSTEERAEMAKAPFSLDEYKKSLDINAVYGEEGYTTNERNSIRPTLDVNGIWGGYTGEGAKTVIASKAYAKISMRLVPNQDWEEITELFKNHFENIAPDAVTVKVTPHHGGQGYVTPIDNIGYKAASKAYQDTFGKTPIPQRSGGSIPIVSLFEKELKSKTILMGFGLDSDAIHSPNEHFGVWNYLKGIETIPYFYKYFTELSE, encoded by the coding sequence ATGCAAAACATACAATCTTACGTTCAGGAACATAAAGATCGATTTATAAATGAACTTTTTGAACTACTTAAAATTCCATCAGTTAGTGCAGATACAGCATATAAAGATGATGTAATCAAAACAGCATCAGAAATTCATAAAAGCCTTAAAGATGCCGGATGTGATGCTGTAGAAATATGTGAAACTCCCGGGTACCCAATTGTATATGGAGAAAAAATTATAGATAAAGACCTTCCAACAGTGTTAGTTTATGGGCATTATGATGTGCAACCAGCAGACCCAATAGAATTATGGGATAGTCCTCCTTTTGAACCTGTAATTAAAAAGACAGATATCCATCCCGAAGGAGCCATTTTTGCCAGAGGATCATGTGATGATAAAGGGCAGATGTATATGCATGTAAAGGCATTAGAAATTATGACCAAAACTAACCAGTTACCGTGTAATGTAAAATTTATGATCGAAGGAGAAGAAGAGGTAGGAAGTAAAAGTTTAGGCTGGTTTGTAGAGCGTAATCAAGATAAGCTGGCGAATGATGTGATTTTAATTAGCGATACAGGAATGATTGCTAAAGGTGTTCCTTCTATTACTACCGGGTTAAGAGGATTAAGTTATGTTGAGGTTGAGGTAACAGGACCTAATAGAGATTTGCATAGTGGTTTATATGGTGGTGCAGTAGCAAACCCAATTAACATTTTGACAAAAATGATTGCTTCTTTACACGATGAGAATAATCATATTACCATTCCGGGTTTTTATGATAAAGTCGAAAATCTTTCAACAGAAGAGCGAGCAGAAATGGCAAAAGCACCTTTCTCTCTCGATGAGTATAAAAAATCACTGGATATCAATGCAGTATATGGAGAAGAAGGATATACCACCAATGAGCGTAATTCTATTCGACCAACATTGGATGTGAATGGAATCTGGGGAGGCTATACGGGAGAAGGAGCTAAGACAGTTATTGCCAGTAAAGCCTATGCCAAAATTTCTATGCGCTTGGTTCCTAATCAAGATTGGGAAGAAATTACAGAATTATTTAAAAATCATTTTGAAAACATTGCACCAGATGCAGTAACGGTAAAAGTGACTCCACATCATGGCGGACAAGGCTATGTAACCCCAATAGATAATATTGGATATAAAGCAGCTAGTAAAGCATATCAGGATACTTTTGGTAAAACACCAATTCCACAACGCAGCGGAGGTAGTATTCCCATTGTTTCTTTATTTGAAAAAGAATTAAAAAGTAAAACAATCTTAATGGGATTTGGATTAGATAGTGATGCAATACACTCCCCTAATGAGCATTTTGGAGTTTGGAACTACCTAAAAGGAATAGAAACAATTCCTTATTTCTATAAATATTTTACAGAATTGAGTGAGTAA